TCGTCATGTGTCGTGTCTCGTTGTCGCAATACTTCGCGCGCGAGCAGTTAACAGGACCGACCCGGGACGGGACGCCACCCCGCCACGAGTCACCGCTCGCGTTTCGAGACCGCCGTCTCACCGAGGGAATCGCGCACGTCGGCGGTGAGACGAGTCATATCAGACTGGTACTCGCTCATCGACTTAGGGCTTGTGTGTGGAGCGTGGACACATCCCATCCGGGAAAAGCGGACGAACCGCGGTCCTAGGCATCCTCGGCCCGCCGTTCGAACAGTTCGCTGACGGCGTCTTCGATCGAGTGTCGGGTCTCCCAGCCCAGCGTCTCGTGGGCGCTGGTGGTATCGACTTCGAACTGTTCGACCAGCGTTTCGTCGCCCGCCCGAGGGTTCTCGACGAGTTCGACGTCGACGTCGATCCCGTACTCGCCGGCGATCGACTGGACGCGCTCGGCGACGGTCATCACGCTCGGGTCCTGATCGCTGGCGATCTCGTATTTCTCGACGCCGGTCTCGCCCGCCGCGAGTTGCTCCTCGAACCGCTCGGCGCTTCGGACGTAGGCGCGGGCGACGTCCTTGACGTGGATGTAGTTGCGGGCCTGCGTGCCCGGCTCGTAGACCGTCAGGGGCTCGCCGGCCATCGCGCGACCGAGGAAGAAATTGATCACCGTTCCCTTCGAGACGATCCGATCGCCGACGCGGTGATCGCCGTAGAGGTTCGATTTCATGAACAGATGTGCCGGGAACGCGCCGTCGGCGTAGGTCTCGATCAGGCGCTCGCCCAGCACCTTCGTCCGGCCGTACCAGTTCATCGGGTCGCGTGGCTGGTCGATCGTGATCGGGAACTGTCCGGGATCGCCCAGCACGGCCATGCTGAACGGGAACGTCAGCGCGGCACCGGTCTTCCGGCAGAACCAGGCGACGTTCGCGGTCCCCTCGACGTTGACCGCCTGCGCGAGATCGGCGTTCTCCCGGCAGTCGTCGACGCCGCTGATCGCGGCCAGATGGAGCACGACGTCCGCGCCGTCCAGCGCGGCTTCGAGGCGGTCGCGCTCGCGGATGTCGACGTGCTGGACCTCGACGTCGCCGACCTGTCGGACGTCGCCGCGATAGAAGTTGTCGATGGCAGTGACGGTCCAGTCGGGGTGTGTCTCCTGGAGTCGGTCGAGCACGCGACTGCCGATGTACCCCGCGCCGCCAGTCACCGCGACGTGAAACCCGTCCGTCGTGGATTCGTCAGTCATAGATGTCGCTGTGTGGGCATGGCGGTTATCGCTGTCGTTCCGTCAGCGTCGCCGCGAGATCACGAACCCCATCGCGCAGCGTCCACTCGGTCTCGAAGCCGGTCTCGGCCACGCGATCGAAGTTGACGTGATAGGACGGGCCGGGGTGTTCGTCCTCGAGGTACGTGATGTCGACGTCACCGACTTCCTCGCTGACGACCTCGGCGATCTCGCTGATGCGGTAGTTGCCCTCGTTTGAGCCGACGTTGTACACCTGCCGTGGCCAGTCACCGGGCGAGACCGCGGCGTGTTTGAACGCCCGGGCGGCGTCCCGGACGTGGATGAAGGGTCGCCAGTTGGTCCCGTCGCCGTACACCGTCAGCGGGCGATCGGTCAGCGCGCGGAAGACGAACAGGTTGACGACGAGGTTGAACCGCACCCCGGGCGCGTACCCGAAGTTCGTGGCCATCCGCAGGGCCGTCGCGTCGAACCCGCTCGTCTCGGCCCGCTCGGCCAGTTCGCGCTCGGACTCGACCTTGGTCTCGGCGTAGGGATTCAGCGGGTCCATCGCCGTCTCCTCGTCGATGTTCGTCTCGGTCGTCCGCCCGTAGTTGTTACACGAGGAGGCGAAGACCACGTTCTCGACGTCGAGTTTCGCCGCGGCGGTGAGCACGTTCGTCGTCCCGTCGCGGTTGACCGCGAAGGTCTCCTCGCGGCGGTCGTGCGTGCTCGAGGCACCGGTGATCGCCGCCAGATGGACGACCGTGTCCGCCCCGCGCATCGCGCTCTCGACGTCGCCGTATTCGCGGACGTCACCACGGCGAAACGCCAGCCCGTCGCCGAGTTCGGCCTCCAGCAGGTTGCGCGGCGACCCGTTGGCCAGCGAGTCCAGTACCGTGACTCCCTCGACGTCCGGGT
This window of the Halapricum desulfuricans genome carries:
- a CDS encoding NAD-dependent epimerase/dehydratase family protein codes for the protein MHVLVTGGCGYIGSALLPLLQDDPDVEGVTVLDSLANGSPRNLLEAELGDGLAFRRGDVREYGDVESAMRGADTVVHLAAITGASSTHDRREETFAVNRDGTTNVLTAAAKLDVENVVFASSCNNYGRTTETNIDEETAMDPLNPYAETKVESERELAERAETSGFDATALRMATNFGYAPGVRFNLVVNLFVFRALTDRPLTVYGDGTNWRPFIHVRDAARAFKHAAVSPGDWPRQVYNVGSNEGNYRISEIAEVVSEEVGDVDITYLEDEHPGPSYHVNFDRVAETGFETEWTLRDGVRDLAATLTERQR
- a CDS encoding NAD-dependent epimerase/dehydratase family protein translates to MTDESTTDGFHVAVTGGAGYIGSRVLDRLQETHPDWTVTAIDNFYRGDVRQVGDVEVQHVDIRERDRLEAALDGADVVLHLAAISGVDDCRENADLAQAVNVEGTANVAWFCRKTGAALTFPFSMAVLGDPGQFPITIDQPRDPMNWYGRTKVLGERLIETYADGAFPAHLFMKSNLYGDHRVGDRIVSKGTVINFFLGRAMAGEPLTVYEPGTQARNYIHVKDVARAYVRSAERFEEQLAAGETGVEKYEIASDQDPSVMTVAERVQSIAGEYGIDVDVELVENPRAGDETLVEQFEVDTTSAHETLGWETRHSIEDAVSELFERRAEDA